Proteins from a genomic interval of Nitrospina gracilis Nb-211:
- a CDS encoding SPFH domain-containing protein, translating to MSLVEYLGILTALVIVWYFASKTFHRIVVKEYESGLPYRNGKFIKSLKAGSYWIIGWASEITKVDLRIKTETVPGQEVMSQDNISLKVSLGIKYVIEDAEKATHLTESFQNDLYQSVQLALRAVVGSQKIEDLLTNRSSMGTEISKSIIPEAEKIGLKVHWVEVKDIMFPGELKKVFAEEIKARKEGLALLERARGGVGRLEESRQRHKDSGKQPCPAGPAHTSGFDRRRQKRKPVHHTPARIQNPLTRGFNTHLIPQALL from the coding sequence ATGAGCTTGGTGGAATATTTGGGCATCCTTACAGCCCTGGTGATCGTTTGGTATTTCGCTTCAAAGACGTTTCACCGAATCGTTGTGAAGGAATATGAAAGCGGACTGCCCTATCGAAATGGGAAATTCATTAAAAGTTTAAAAGCAGGGAGCTATTGGATCATCGGCTGGGCTAGTGAAATCACCAAGGTTGACCTGCGCATCAAAACAGAGACGGTGCCGGGCCAGGAAGTGATGAGCCAGGACAACATCAGCCTCAAGGTGAGTTTGGGCATCAAGTACGTTATTGAGGATGCGGAAAAGGCAACACACCTGACAGAATCCTTTCAAAACGACCTGTATCAAAGTGTGCAACTGGCTCTGCGCGCTGTGGTGGGGAGTCAAAAAATCGAGGACTTGCTTACAAACCGTTCCAGCATGGGAACAGAGATTTCAAAATCCATCATCCCGGAAGCGGAAAAGATCGGGCTGAAAGTTCACTGGGTGGAAGTGAAGGACATCATGTTCCCCGGTGAACTGAAAAAAGTGTTTGCCGAGGAAATCAAAGCCAGAAAAGAAGGGCTGGCCTTGTTGGAGCGGGCGCGGGGGGGAGTCGGCCGCCTTGAGGAATCTCGCCAACGCCACAAAGATTCTGGAAAACAACCCTGCCCTGCTGGACCTGCGCATACTTCAGGCTTTGACCGGCGGAGACAAAAACGGAAACCTGTTCATCACACGCCTGCCCGGATTCAAAACCCGCTGACTCGCGGTTTTAATACTCACCTCATCCCGCAAGCGCTGTTATAA
- a CDS encoding GlcG/HbpS family heme-binding protein, translating into MMRKGICTTWTKGAVALLATLFLPGLVLADGLPQAKVLPLDLAIQAGQATLAQCQQDGYRVSVAVVDRGGNVKALLRHDGAGPHTPDSSFKKAYTAASLGRPTMELAELLVKVPRIHGLRDMNDKILILGGGLPIKLEGELVGGIGVGGAPGDQFDENCARAGLKAIGAE; encoded by the coding sequence ATGATGCGGAAAGGTATTTGCACGACATGGACAAAGGGCGCGGTGGCGTTGCTGGCGACTCTGTTTCTGCCGGGCCTGGTGCTGGCGGACGGATTGCCCCAGGCGAAAGTTCTTCCTCTCGATCTCGCCATCCAGGCCGGGCAGGCCACCCTTGCCCAGTGTCAGCAGGACGGCTACCGGGTGAGCGTCGCCGTGGTGGACCGCGGCGGCAACGTGAAGGCGCTTCTGCGGCATGACGGGGCCGGACCCCACACCCCCGACAGCAGTTTCAAGAAAGCCTACACCGCCGCCAGCCTGGGCCGCCCGACGATGGAACTGGCCGAACTACTGGTCAAGGTGCCGCGCATCCACGGCCTGCGGGACATGAACGACAAGATATTGATTCTGGGCGGTGGACTGCCCATCAAGCTGGAGGGGGAGCTGGTCGGCGGCATCGGTGTCGGCGGTGCGCCGGGAGACCAGTTTGACGAAAACTGCGCGCGGGCGGGCTTGAAGGCCATCGGCGCGGAATGA
- a CDS encoding helix-turn-helix domain-containing protein produces the protein MSKEYMTVKEVAVYLRARPKTIYSWASEGKIPAYKVNGLLLFYKSEIDEFIRANKIRVPSPSHEAKKILGGLYTSSHNFPDSGQKTPRLGRKD, from the coding sequence ATGTCCAAGGAATATATGACAGTCAAGGAGGTTGCGGTTTACCTGCGGGCCAGGCCCAAGACCATCTATTCCTGGGCCAGTGAGGGCAAAATCCCGGCCTACAAGGTCAATGGCCTTCTATTATTTTATAAATCCGAAATCGATGAATTCATAAGGGCCAATAAAATAAGGGTTCCAAGCCCTTCCCATGAGGCAAAAAAAATCCTTGGAGGCCTCTACACTTCCAGTCATAATTTCCCTGATAGTGGCCAAAAGACGCCTCGTTTAGGAAGGAAGGATTAG
- the lptE gene encoding LPS assembly lipoprotein LptE: MTLRSVFSLLLFSLLTACGYQLAGTGAAQLPPHLKTIAIPVFDNVSQEPTINRSLTERVRQSFLRDGRLKLVTDSANADLVLNGKLTGYSIRAVAFDDRDVVTEYWVYIDLDVVVKDQVKNRTHLKQTLKTRWDYRPSINVVDAEASRQEAFLQAYRLLGNRLVSLIIDQF; the protein is encoded by the coding sequence ATGACATTACGAAGTGTTTTCAGCTTACTCTTGTTTTCCCTGCTGACCGCCTGCGGGTACCAACTGGCCGGGACGGGCGCGGCGCAACTGCCGCCGCACCTGAAGACCATCGCCATCCCCGTGTTCGACAACGTGTCGCAGGAACCGACCATCAACCGCAGCCTCACCGAACGCGTGCGCCAGTCGTTTCTGCGCGACGGCCGCTTGAAGCTGGTGACGGACTCGGCAAATGCCGACCTCGTATTGAACGGCAAGCTGACGGGCTATTCCATCCGCGCCGTGGCCTTCGATGACCGCGACGTGGTCACCGAGTACTGGGTGTACATCGATCTTGACGTGGTGGTGAAAGACCAGGTGAAAAACCGCACGCATCTCAAGCAAACGCTCAAGACGCGCTGGGACTACCGGCCCAGCATCAACGTCGTCGACGCCGAGGCGTCGCGCCAGGAGGCGTTTCTGCAGGCTTACCGCCTGCTCGGCAACCGGCTGGTGAGCCTCATCATCGACCAGTTCTGA
- the rpsT gene encoding 30S ribosomal protein S20, translated as MANHKSALKRNRQNIKRNARNTANRTRVKNETKRVLEAVAKKDKEAAEKALHSATKTISSVASKGVLHKRAASRKISGLARQVNKLSASG; from the coding sequence TTGGCTAACCACAAATCCGCTCTCAAGCGGAACCGTCAGAACATCAAACGCAACGCGCGCAACACCGCCAACCGCACGCGCGTGAAGAATGAAACCAAGAGAGTGCTGGAAGCGGTCGCCAAGAAAGACAAAGAGGCCGCCGAGAAAGCCCTGCACAGCGCGACGAAAACCATTTCCAGCGTTGCCAGCAAAGGCGTCCTGCACAAGCGCGCCGCCTCGCGCAAGATCTCCGGCCTCGCCCGGCAGGTCAACAAACTGTCCGCTTCCGGCTGA
- the leuS gene encoding leucine--tRNA ligase, with the protein MQDYDHKAIEAHWQEHWDTNRSFSVTEDPSKEKYYLLEMFPYPSGRIHMGHVRNYTIGDALARFKMMKGYNVLHPIGWDSFGMPAENAAIQHKSHPAKWTLENIDTMRTQLKRLGLSYDWSREVATCKPDYYKWNQWCFLKFHERGLVYRKNSTVNWCESCQTVLANEQVIDDRCWRCDNVVVKKEQEGWFFKITEYADRLLEGCKELEGGWPEQVLAMQTHWIGKSFGAEVDFTVKGAKETIRIFTTRPDTLWGATFMVLAPEHPLTKKLSRGTEQEQAVDDFIKKVQSQDTIARTAEGGDKLGVFTGAYAMNPVTGESIPVWSANFVLMDYGTGAIMSVPAHDQRDFEFAKKYDLNIRVVIEPPDGTRDPAHLKSAFTEEGPMIQSGGFDGLAGEEARLQVCEHLKAKGIGERTVNYRLRDWGVSRQRYWGTPVPMVFCDACGTVPVPYDQLPVELPLDAQLGERGQSPLKTLDSFINTTCPKCNGAAKRETDTLDTFICSSWYFDRYTSPHASDAPFEKKTVDYWMPVDQYIGGIEHAILHLLYSRFFHHVFRDLGLVQSNEPFSHLLTQGMVIKDGAKMSKSKGNVVDPDRIIERYGADTARLFILFAAPPVKDLEWSDQGVEGCSRFLKRVWRLFVELQDAVQGVTPSNGGDALPDELKELRRQTHVTIRRVSDDVEKRMQFNTAIAATMEFINHLYTFKDWWNAQKKPQEEHKAVLRQALESLVLLLSPFAPHIAEEMASQLNFSKATHECAWPLYDEKYMQADEMTIVVQVNGKVRQKLSVPSEIGDDDLKQQCLADERVREWLNGKEPRKVIVVPKKLVNIVV; encoded by the coding sequence CTTCGGCATGCCCGCGGAAAATGCCGCCATCCAGCACAAGTCGCACCCCGCCAAGTGGACGCTCGAGAACATCGACACCATGCGCACGCAGTTGAAGCGCCTCGGCCTCAGCTACGACTGGAGCCGCGAGGTCGCCACCTGCAAGCCGGACTACTACAAATGGAACCAGTGGTGCTTTCTGAAATTCCACGAACGCGGCCTGGTGTACCGCAAGAACTCGACGGTCAACTGGTGCGAGTCGTGCCAGACGGTGCTCGCCAACGAACAGGTCATCGACGACCGGTGCTGGCGTTGCGACAACGTGGTGGTCAAAAAGGAACAGGAAGGCTGGTTCTTCAAAATCACCGAATACGCCGACCGCCTGCTGGAGGGATGCAAGGAACTGGAAGGCGGCTGGCCGGAACAGGTGCTGGCCATGCAGACCCACTGGATCGGCAAGAGTTTCGGCGCGGAGGTGGACTTTACGGTCAAGGGCGCAAAGGAGACCATCCGCATTTTCACCACGCGGCCGGACACGCTGTGGGGCGCGACGTTCATGGTGCTCGCGCCGGAGCATCCTCTTACTAAAAAACTGTCGCGCGGCACGGAACAGGAACAGGCGGTCGATGACTTCATCAAAAAGGTGCAGAGCCAGGACACCATCGCCCGCACCGCCGAGGGCGGCGACAAGCTGGGCGTGTTCACCGGCGCCTACGCCATGAACCCGGTCACCGGCGAGTCCATCCCCGTGTGGTCGGCCAACTTCGTGCTCATGGATTACGGCACCGGCGCCATCATGTCCGTCCCGGCGCACGACCAGCGCGACTTCGAGTTCGCAAAGAAATACGATCTCAACATCCGCGTCGTCATCGAGCCGCCCGACGGCACCCGCGACCCGGCGCACCTGAAATCGGCGTTCACCGAGGAAGGACCGATGATCCAGTCCGGCGGATTCGACGGCCTCGCCGGTGAAGAGGCGCGGCTCCAGGTGTGCGAGCATCTGAAAGCGAAGGGCATCGGCGAGCGCACCGTCAACTACCGCCTGCGCGACTGGGGCGTGTCGCGGCAACGCTACTGGGGCACGCCGGTGCCGATGGTGTTCTGCGACGCCTGCGGCACGGTGCCGGTGCCGTACGATCAGCTCCCCGTCGAACTGCCGCTCGACGCGCAGTTGGGTGAGCGCGGTCAGTCGCCGCTCAAAACGCTCGACAGTTTCATCAATACGACGTGTCCGAAGTGCAACGGTGCGGCGAAGCGCGAGACCGACACGCTCGACACCTTCATCTGTTCATCGTGGTACTTCGACCGCTACACCTCGCCGCACGCCAGCGACGCGCCGTTCGAGAAAAAGACGGTCGATTACTGGATGCCGGTCGACCAGTACATCGGTGGCATCGAGCACGCCATTCTGCATCTGTTGTACTCGCGCTTCTTCCATCACGTGTTCCGCGACCTGGGGCTGGTGCAATCCAATGAACCGTTCTCGCACCTGCTCACGCAGGGCATGGTCATCAAGGACGGCGCCAAGATGTCGAAGTCGAAGGGCAACGTGGTCGATCCCGACCGCATCATCGAGCGTTACGGCGCGGACACGGCGCGGTTGTTCATCCTGTTCGCCGCGCCGCCGGTGAAAGATCTCGAATGGAGCGACCAGGGCGTTGAGGGTTGCTCGCGGTTTTTGAAACGTGTGTGGCGGCTGTTCGTGGAGTTGCAGGATGCGGTGCAGGGCGTCACACCGTCGAACGGCGGCGATGCGCTTCCCGACGAACTCAAGGAGCTCAGGCGGCAGACGCACGTGACCATCAGGCGCGTTTCCGATGACGTGGAAAAACGCATGCAGTTCAACACGGCCATTGCGGCGACGATGGAATTCATCAACCACCTCTACACGTTCAAGGACTGGTGGAATGCACAGAAGAAACCGCAAGAGGAGCACAAGGCGGTCCTCAGGCAGGCGCTGGAGTCGCTCGTCCTGCTTCTCAGCCCGTTCGCACCGCACATCGCCGAGGAGATGGCCTCGCAGTTGAATTTTTCAAAAGCCACGCACGAATGCGCCTGGCCGCTTTATGATGAGAAGTACATGCAGGCCGACGAGATGACCATCGTCGTGCAGGTGAACGGCAAGGTGCGGCAGAAGTTGTCCGTGCCATCGGAGATCGGCGACGACGACCTCAAGCAGCAGTGCCTCGCCGACGAACGCGTCCGCGAATGGCTGAACGGCAAGGAGCCGAGGAAGGTGATCGTCGTGCCCAAAAAGCTGGTGAATATTGTTGTCTAG
- a CDS encoding YbgA family protein has protein sequence MSASPENEKIRIGVSSCLLGEPVRWNGDHKRDRYLTEVLASFFEWVPTCPEVDAGMGTPRETVQLHGTPESPRMAGTKSGTDWTDIMRRTARQRSRELAKMNLCGYIFKSKSPSCGLNRIKVYTDTSTVHHNGRGLFAEAFVNACSRVPVEEEGRLHDPKIRENFIVRVFAYHRLQSLLSGHWSRGALVRFHTEHKFLLLAHSRKHYDALGKLVAGAKQHSPAELKSKYADTFMDALAVKSTIKKNVDVLQHMLGFFKKELSAEEKQDILETIEDYRQGLVPLVVPVTLVRHHVRTHNVEYLQNQMYLNPHPKELMIRNHI, from the coding sequence ATGTCCGCGTCGCCGGAAAACGAAAAAATCCGAATCGGGGTCAGCAGTTGCCTGCTGGGCGAACCGGTGCGCTGGAACGGCGATCACAAACGCGACCGCTACCTGACGGAAGTGCTGGCGTCGTTTTTTGAGTGGGTGCCGACCTGCCCGGAGGTGGACGCGGGCATGGGCACGCCGCGCGAAACGGTGCAGTTGCACGGAACACCGGAATCGCCGCGCATGGCAGGAACGAAATCCGGCACCGACTGGACCGACATCATGCGCCGCACCGCCCGGCAACGCTCGCGGGAGTTGGCAAAGATGAACCTGTGCGGTTACATCTTCAAATCCAAATCGCCGAGTTGCGGCCTGAACCGCATCAAAGTGTACACCGACACCTCCACCGTGCACCACAACGGACGCGGCCTGTTCGCCGAAGCTTTCGTGAATGCCTGTTCGCGCGTTCCCGTGGAAGAGGAAGGCCGACTGCACGACCCGAAGATCCGCGAAAACTTCATCGTCCGCGTCTTCGCCTACCACCGCCTGCAATCTTTGTTGAGCGGGCACTGGTCGCGCGGCGCGCTGGTGCGATTCCACACCGAGCACAAGTTTCTTTTGCTGGCACACAGCCGGAAGCACTACGACGCGCTGGGGAAACTGGTGGCCGGGGCCAAACAACATTCGCCAGCGGAGTTGAAATCAAAATACGCCGATACGTTCATGGACGCGCTGGCAGTGAAATCGACGATCAAAAAAAACGTGGATGTTCTGCAACACATGCTGGGATTTTTCAAAAAGGAATTGTCGGCGGAAGAAAAACAGGACATTCTGGAAACCATTGAGGATTACCGGCAGGGTCTCGTGCCCCTGGTCGTTCCCGTAACGCTGGTGCGTCATCATGTTCGTACGCACAACGTGGAGTACCTGCAGAACCAGATGTACCTGAACCCGCACCCGAAGGAACTGATGATCCGCAACCACATCTAA
- the holA gene encoding DNA polymerase III subunit delta: protein MTALELIRALNGGTRHPVYFLYGEEDFFSRELLRLLTEKLITPENRDFNFESFEGKTSHPNDWIEAAKTFSFLGGDKLIVVRNAEEASFTDTDIQTLIDYTKNPAPDACLVLTARKADRKRKLYKHLTGLPGAGDCAPPKEGELVMWIKNRAKGLGYTLETDAAQTLLARIGPKPGILAQELDKVITFAGGNKTLSQAAVAEVVGAIKLESVFELTDALKEKNADRALRLLRNQLAHGEEPVKVLGTIAWQFRLIWEVKHHQQKRVPRQQIAKVMGQKPFLIDQALRFTGNFTERQLRNGFQSLSEADVELKSTGKAPEGILESLILKLCAKAE from the coding sequence GTGACCGCACTGGAGCTCATCCGCGCTTTAAACGGCGGCACGCGGCATCCCGTTTACTTCCTCTACGGTGAAGAAGACTTCTTCTCGCGCGAACTCCTGCGCCTGCTGACCGAAAAGCTCATCACCCCCGAAAACCGCGACTTCAACTTCGAATCCTTTGAAGGCAAGACGAGCCATCCCAACGACTGGATCGAGGCGGCAAAAACGTTTTCCTTTTTAGGCGGCGACAAGCTGATCGTCGTGCGCAATGCCGAGGAAGCGTCCTTCACCGACACGGATATCCAGACGTTGATCGACTACACGAAAAACCCTGCGCCCGACGCGTGCCTCGTGCTCACCGCGCGCAAGGCCGATCGCAAACGCAAGCTGTACAAACACCTCACGGGCCTGCCGGGGGCGGGCGACTGCGCCCCGCCGAAAGAAGGCGAACTGGTGATGTGGATCAAGAACCGCGCCAAGGGATTGGGGTACACACTGGAGACCGACGCGGCGCAGACGTTGCTCGCACGCATCGGGCCGAAGCCGGGCATCCTGGCACAGGAGCTGGACAAAGTGATCACCTTCGCCGGGGGAAACAAGACGCTTTCGCAGGCGGCGGTGGCGGAGGTGGTGGGCGCCATCAAGCTGGAGTCGGTGTTTGAGTTGACCGATGCGCTGAAAGAAAAAAACGCCGACCGTGCGCTACGGCTTCTGCGCAACCAGCTTGCGCACGGCGAGGAACCGGTGAAGGTGCTGGGCACCATCGCGTGGCAATTCCGTTTAATATGGGAAGTGAAACATCACCAGCAGAAACGCGTGCCGCGCCAGCAGATCGCGAAGGTGATGGGACAGAAACCGTTTCTGATCGATCAGGCGCTCCGCTTCACCGGCAACTTCACGGAGCGGCAACTGCGCAATGGATTTCAAAGCCTGTCCGAAGCCGACGTCGAACTGAAATCCACCGGCAAGGCGCCGGAAGGCATTCTGGAATCGCTGATCCTGAAACTGTGCGCCAAGGCGGAGTGA
- a CDS encoding tyrosine-type recombinase/integrase produces the protein MYKRGNVYWCKISRPGQKPVCRSLGTDKKRAKAIEGQLRAQIHEGTFFDNTLGKSITVAQLLEMYAERYARHNKSPKSQKTDGYMGKRLNEQLGEIFIADLTPHHLEWYMDERRKAGRSEVTIHHELNLLRHAFVLALKQWDLINKNPFDKVKLPSGVNKRVRYLKPDEEKRLFEALESREWLRSVVIVARETGLRLSNICNLTWSQVDLNNRFIEIEKTKNGKPVWIPLSDAVFGELKQHHKTCDLKSDRVFIVDGKPIHRCWVGLAFRRLCKRAKVENFRFHDLRHDFCSRLVQAGLPLNVVADLAGHEDISTTQRYAHLSPETKRNAIAVLNGYKSKATG, from the coding sequence ATGTATAAACGAGGGAACGTCTATTGGTGCAAAATTTCGAGGCCCGGTCAAAAGCCTGTTTGCAGAAGTCTGGGAACAGACAAAAAACGGGCCAAGGCCATTGAAGGCCAGCTTCGTGCGCAAATTCACGAAGGCACGTTCTTTGACAACACGTTGGGGAAAAGCATCACCGTTGCCCAATTGCTGGAAATGTACGCCGAACGATACGCCAGGCACAACAAATCCCCGAAGAGTCAAAAGACCGACGGGTACATGGGAAAACGCCTGAATGAACAGCTTGGCGAAATCTTCATTGCCGACCTGACTCCCCATCACCTTGAGTGGTACATGGATGAACGGAGAAAAGCGGGCAGGTCGGAGGTGACGATTCATCATGAATTGAATCTGCTCCGACATGCTTTTGTGTTGGCTTTGAAGCAATGGGACCTTATCAACAAAAATCCGTTTGATAAGGTCAAATTGCCCAGTGGAGTAAATAAGCGGGTGCGCTACCTCAAGCCCGATGAAGAAAAACGGCTGTTTGAGGCATTGGAGAGCCGCGAATGGCTCCGTTCCGTGGTAATTGTTGCCAGGGAGACGGGGTTGCGGCTTTCCAATATCTGCAATCTCACTTGGAGCCAGGTTGATCTTAATAACCGCTTTATTGAGATTGAAAAAACCAAAAACGGCAAGCCTGTTTGGATACCTCTTTCGGATGCCGTGTTTGGCGAACTCAAGCAACACCACAAAACCTGTGACCTGAAATCAGACCGGGTCTTTATAGTGGACGGCAAGCCGATTCATCGGTGTTGGGTAGGATTAGCCTTTCGGCGTTTGTGCAAACGGGCCAAGGTGGAGAATTTCAGGTTTCATGACCTGCGCCATGACTTCTGTTCCCGATTGGTTCAGGCAGGTTTGCCTTTAAACGTAGTGGCAGACCTGGCAGGACATGAAGACATTTCCACCACGCAACGGTATGCACACCTAAGCCCGGAGACCAAACGCAACGCCATTGCGGTGTTGAACGGCTACAAATCCAAAGCTACCGGGTAA
- a CDS encoding Mov34/MPN/PAD-1 family protein, with protein MELSAPALATLNQFRQLKPEDREAGGMLLGRMIEGTQDVIIDEVTCPHPSDSRNRFTFFRKKKPAQRIVEKAWEESRGTNNYLGEWHSHPEQVPSPSLHDLSNWKAIGKSAHFEQGFLIFIIVGQAVIKAWILCEDEVKTLVPV; from the coding sequence TTGGAGCTGAGTGCACCTGCGCTTGCCACCCTGAACCAGTTCAGACAACTCAAGCCTGAAGACAGAGAGGCAGGGGGTATGCTGCTGGGAAGAATGATTGAGGGAACCCAAGACGTTATTATTGACGAAGTGACATGCCCACATCCCTCAGACTCCAGAAACAGATTCACATTTTTTCGGAAGAAGAAACCCGCTCAAAGGATCGTGGAAAAAGCTTGGGAGGAATCGCGGGGGACAAACAATTACTTAGGAGAGTGGCATTCACATCCTGAGCAAGTTCCCTCACCTTCCCTTCATGACCTATCCAACTGGAAAGCCATTGGTAAAAGCGCTCATTTTGAGCAGGGTTTCCTTATATTTATTATTGTTGGCCAAGCAGTGATTAAAGCTTGGATATTGTGTGAGGATGAAGTAAAGACGCTCGTTCCCGTATGA
- a CDS encoding CBASS cGAMP-activated phospholipase, producing MSSKKESFRILSLDGGGTRGLLSAQILTNIEDYLNNKEGERVPLGQRFDFIVGTSTGGLIALGLAAGKRASQIRDLYLEIIPKVFSTTNRDIRYFLGIGPKYKTGPLKEALTQFFEEKTLENVSTDVCITSIALSNAKPRLYKSDYLARNRERFDEKLADIALATSAAPTYFLAHSLKHSSNLIDGGICANNPALIGLVDTFNFERPSKRGTEPKKEFSDISRKNTVLLSIGTGDQGEMPYRYSWLKYGSILYWGKNFHEVSIASQSQLIHFQAKFLLGDNYLRINPPLKFSMKLDDAKQAKELLNYADITHEIEDFLKSRF from the coding sequence ATGAGCTCTAAAAAAGAAAGTTTTCGTATTCTGTCTTTGGATGGTGGAGGCACTAGAGGCCTTCTCAGTGCTCAGATACTTACAAATATCGAGGACTATTTAAATAATAAGGAAGGCGAAAGAGTTCCTCTTGGTCAAAGATTCGACTTTATCGTGGGAACTTCTACGGGTGGGCTTATTGCCTTAGGGCTTGCTGCCGGAAAAAGGGCATCCCAGATACGTGATTTGTACCTGGAAATTATTCCAAAAGTTTTTTCAACCACCAATAGAGATATTCGTTACTTTTTGGGAATTGGGCCAAAATATAAAACTGGGCCACTTAAGGAAGCTCTTACACAGTTTTTTGAAGAGAAAACCCTTGAAAATGTCTCGACGGATGTTTGCATTACTTCTATTGCATTAAGTAATGCCAAGCCTAGGCTCTATAAAAGTGATTATTTAGCAAGAAACCGGGAACGGTTTGATGAAAAGCTGGCAGATATAGCCTTAGCAACTTCGGCGGCCCCTACCTATTTTTTGGCACACTCCCTAAAGCATTCTTCTAATTTAATTGATGGGGGGATTTGCGCAAACAATCCCGCTTTAATTGGACTAGTTGACACCTTTAATTTTGAAAGGCCCAGTAAAAGAGGAACTGAACCAAAAAAGGAATTTTCAGACATAAGCCGAAAAAATACCGTTCTATTGTCCATCGGAACGGGAGATCAAGGAGAGATGCCATACAGATACTCATGGCTAAAATATGGAAGCATCCTCTATTGGGGCAAAAATTTTCATGAAGTATCCATTGCGAGCCAATCACAATTAATCCATTTTCAAGCCAAATTCCTTTTAGGTGATAACTATTTACGGATTAACCCCCCTCTCAAATTTTCCATGAAACTTGATGACGCCAAACAAGCAAAAGAACTATTAAACTATGCTGACATAACGCACGAAATTGAAGATTTTTTAAAATCCCGCTTCTAA